The following are from one region of the Phormidium sp. PBR-2020 genome:
- a CDS encoding biopolymer transporter ExbD, whose product MKLLNDDVDIPAQINIVSAIDVIFAILAFFIISSLFLSRNEGLPVNLPQAQSSEIQQETRITVSMTADGEIRVNDNEVTLEELQGEVEQVMQASDSTLVVLNADESIAHGRAIAVMDRLRQIPELRMAIATTSKSTSNETSEDTAN is encoded by the coding sequence ATGAAGCTTCTAAATGACGACGTAGATATTCCGGCACAAATCAACATTGTGTCAGCGATTGATGTCATCTTTGCTATTTTAGCGTTCTTTATTATTTCGAGCCTATTTTTATCTCGAAATGAGGGCCTACCGGTCAACTTACCCCAGGCGCAAAGTTCCGAGATACAACAAGAAACTCGTATTACCGTTTCCATGACGGCCGACGGAGAAATTCGGGTCAATGACAATGAGGTGACCCTAGAGGAGTTACAAGGGGAAGTTGAACAGGTGATGCAAGCCTCCGATAGTACTCTTGTTGTCCTGAATGCCGATGAGTCGATCGCCCATGGCCGGGCGATCGCCGTGATGGATCGCCTACGTCAGATTCCTGAGTTGCGGATGGCGATCGCCACCACCTCTAAATCGACCTCTAACGAGACCTCTGAAGACACGGCCAACTAG
- a CDS encoding DUF2357 domain-containing protein gives MLIYPSLADYLQNQSQSFEPGMTLRLRGRDRPIFVLESPEKFPDSYNFLMKRGENLYEVGFPWIQIADWESQKTLSQDLTVEIDPLGTLHIVLEDEVFDETQLNNDEKTAELLQDVLGKACDRVTAETISIFVGFFNLLRRQQQGKIKNCPVLQIPYSLAEASQTEARLPLVLALERRYELRQKLQLITSKLRSQLNRQAESIPLGRIQEMDGYCLRDYIRRPGGTAAEKAGARQELMGIKRHQNFNTPENRFLVGFCDLIHLDCHDYRDEYSEAKALKNAIHRFRQDPTVQTIPHRRTFIGKPNYVLQQNPIYRSFYQAYLDYLKRRTETEKLWSVRQGLLLDITMMLLVAGLLHLEGSYVSPIHEIKVRDTPRRGHYLNMLSDWGLEVSCFLQESVLRFHISPSSNPTEGDLKLQVAQQFLDLDPQSEQLFRQGTLPIWVFWYKPSPEIRQKFTNYRSPTQALYLYLYDNFDDSDCEPLQGDWLQLAHPLNEGLDLGSRQLCEEICQRLGRR, from the coding sequence ATGCTCATTTATCCTAGCTTAGCCGATTATCTACAAAATCAGTCTCAGTCCTTTGAACCAGGGATGACACTTAGACTACGGGGACGCGATCGCCCCATATTCGTTCTTGAATCGCCGGAAAAATTTCCGGACTCCTATAACTTTCTCATGAAACGAGGGGAAAACCTTTATGAGGTGGGGTTTCCCTGGATTCAAATTGCGGATTGGGAGAGTCAGAAAACCCTGAGCCAAGATTTAACAGTAGAGATTGATCCTCTCGGGACACTTCATATCGTATTAGAGGATGAAGTCTTCGATGAAACTCAACTGAACAATGATGAAAAAACCGCTGAATTGTTACAAGACGTGTTAGGAAAAGCCTGTGATCGCGTCACCGCAGAAACTATCTCCATATTTGTGGGATTTTTTAATCTACTTCGTCGCCAACAACAGGGAAAAATCAAAAACTGTCCTGTTTTACAAATTCCATATAGTCTAGCTGAAGCGAGTCAAACTGAAGCTCGCTTACCTCTAGTATTAGCCTTAGAGCGTCGCTATGAACTTCGTCAAAAACTTCAGTTAATTACCTCCAAGCTACGCTCTCAACTCAATCGTCAAGCGGAATCCATTCCTTTGGGGAGGATTCAAGAGATGGATGGATACTGCTTACGGGACTATATTCGTCGTCCTGGAGGAACAGCAGCCGAAAAAGCTGGGGCGAGACAGGAGTTAATGGGGATTAAACGTCACCAAAACTTCAATACACCAGAAAACCGTTTTCTAGTCGGATTTTGTGACTTAATTCATCTCGACTGTCATGACTATCGAGATGAGTATAGCGAAGCGAAAGCCCTAAAAAATGCGATTCATCGCTTCCGACAAGACCCAACCGTTCAGACTATTCCTCATCGCCGTACCTTTATCGGTAAACCCAACTATGTCCTACAACAAAATCCTATCTATCGAAGTTTTTATCAAGCGTATCTAGATTACCTAAAACGCCGCACCGAAACCGAAAAACTTTGGAGTGTTCGTCAAGGACTATTGCTAGATATCACTATGATGTTATTGGTGGCAGGGTTACTTCACCTAGAAGGAAGTTATGTTAGCCCTATCCATGAGATTAAAGTCCGAGACACCCCTCGTCGGGGTCACTATTTAAATATGTTATCTGACTGGGGTTTAGAAGTATCCTGTTTTCTCCAAGAATCCGTGTTACGGTTTCATATTTCTCCCAGTTCCAATCCCACAGAAGGGGATCTAAAACTTCAAGTCGCTCAACAATTTTTAGATTTAGACCCACAGTCCGAACAATTATTTCGACAGGGGACACTTCCCATTTGGGTCTTTTGGTATAAACCCAGCCCAGAAATTCGCCAAAAATTCACAAATTATCGTTCCCCCACTCAAGCACTTTACTTATATTTATACGATAATTTTGATGACTCAGACTGTGAGCCACTTCAAGGAGATTGGCTACAACTAGCTCATCCCTTAAATGAGGGCTTAGACCTAGGGTCGAGACAGCTCTGTGAGGAAATTTGTCAACGATTAGGGAGACGATAG